From the Pedobacter cryoconitis genome, one window contains:
- a CDS encoding lysozyme inhibitor LprI family protein — protein MKKQSGLKNATAHFKSVIITFSIALCLILINQNSYAQTQTTMNSTAASSYKKADNELNTIYQKILKEYAAKTQFIKNIKAAQLLWIKLRNADLAARYPEMGKYGSAEAMCRASYLESLTRDRIKTLKVWLDGIPEGDVCNGSVKNQ, from the coding sequence ATGAAAAAACAATCTGGCTTAAAAAATGCCACAGCACATTTCAAATCTGTCATCATAACATTTTCCATTGCACTATGTTTGATTTTGATTAATCAGAATTCATATGCCCAGACTCAGACAACAATGAACTCAACCGCAGCCAGCAGTTATAAAAAAGCAGACAATGAGCTAAATACTATATATCAAAAGATATTAAAGGAATATGCTGCCAAAACACAATTCATTAAGAATATCAAGGCAGCTCAACTGTTATGGATAAAACTAAGAAATGCCGACCTGGCAGCAAGATACCCGGAAATGGGAAAATATGGAAGTGCAGAAGCCATGTGCAGAGCTTCCTACCTGGAATCATTAACCAGAGATCGTATAAAAACTTTAAAAGTATGGCTTGACGGTATTCCTGAAGGGGATGTCTGCAATGGGTCCGTAAAAAATCAATAA
- a CDS encoding tryptophan-rich sensory protein encodes MKKILTIANSIALIVTVVVSYVANAGMLTGNTMKTISDKYFNYFTPAGYAFSIWGLIYLGLLGFIFYSWRSLLKEKDEDSVLLKIGWWFVISCLANSIWVVSWLSDYTGASILIIGVLLFSLLKIIINTRMELDAYPFKMYLFVFWPFALYSGWVSVAVIANIAAFLTKIHWDGWGISNVTWTIIMLVLAGLINIFMIRTRNLREYGSVGIWALMAISVSNNNASGSQSVVVTCYIISAILLVFIAMSGLKNKNSSLGKM; translated from the coding sequence ATGAAAAAGATACTAACTATAGCTAATAGCATTGCTTTAATTGTCACTGTTGTGGTGAGTTATGTTGCTAATGCAGGAATGTTGACTGGTAATACCATGAAAACTATTTCTGATAAATATTTCAATTATTTTACGCCGGCAGGTTATGCCTTTTCAATCTGGGGGCTTATTTATCTCGGTTTATTGGGCTTTATATTTTATTCCTGGCGCAGTCTTCTTAAAGAGAAGGATGAGGATTCTGTGCTTTTGAAAATTGGCTGGTGGTTCGTGATTTCCTGTCTCGCTAATTCCATTTGGGTTGTTTCGTGGCTTTCTGATTATACAGGTGCATCGATCCTTATTATAGGTGTTTTACTATTCTCGTTATTGAAAATTATTATCAATACACGTATGGAATTGGATGCTTACCCCTTTAAAATGTACCTCTTCGTTTTTTGGCCGTTTGCACTCTATTCGGGATGGGTATCTGTCGCTGTAATAGCCAATATAGCAGCTTTTTTAACTAAAATTCACTGGGATGGATGGGGTATTTCTAATGTCACCTGGACAATTATTATGCTTGTTTTAGCAGGCCTGATTAATATATTTATGATCAGAACACGAAATCTCCGCGAATATGGTTCAGTCGGAATCTGGGCACTAATGGCCATTTCTGTATCAAATAATAATGCCAGTGGTAGCCAATCTGTGGTTGTTACTTGTTATATTATTTCAGCAATTTTACTTGTTTTTATAGCAATGAGCGGTTTGAAAAACAAGAATAGTTCATTGGGGAAGATGTGA
- a CDS encoding helix-turn-helix domain-containing protein: MTEIFDNIRKLYRFSLPAECLSPFIEFFSETDLLSAGSSIQDKKFTVKLFPSFTPTIWMNLGSPYQLYNGNRPHQIDERTDVLVLRSQTIERRNAPTDNIFTVKFLPGGFEAIFGISQARIADDVIPLDELIPQKNINQIKKAPDFDTRIKLWENYLLEKKSQNAESYYLITVQRSIGTFIDSSMQLSAMQLANELCMSEKSLNRYFNKVVGTGPKHYFNILRARTSITDFLSEQDCFLPGTYGYYDMSHFYRDVIRFTGTRISESH; encoded by the coding sequence ATGACAGAAATATTCGATAATATCAGAAAACTCTACCGTTTTTCACTTCCTGCGGAATGCCTTTCTCCTTTTATCGAATTTTTTTCAGAAACAGATCTCCTTTCTGCCGGATCTTCTATTCAGGATAAAAAGTTTACAGTAAAGCTTTTTCCCAGCTTTACCCCTACCATCTGGATGAACCTTGGAAGCCCCTATCAACTATACAATGGAAACAGGCCGCATCAGATCGACGAGCGTACCGATGTACTTGTACTACGTAGTCAGACCATCGAACGAAGAAATGCACCAACAGACAATATATTTACGGTAAAATTTTTACCAGGAGGATTCGAAGCCATTTTTGGAATAAGCCAGGCAAGGATTGCAGACGATGTGATTCCACTTGATGAACTGATACCGCAGAAAAATATTAACCAGATAAAAAAAGCACCTGATTTTGACACCCGGATAAAGCTCTGGGAGAATTATCTCCTCGAAAAAAAATCTCAAAATGCTGAAAGCTATTATCTCATTACAGTACAACGCTCTATCGGCACCTTTATAGATTCAAGCATGCAGCTTTCTGCAATGCAACTCGCAAATGAACTTTGCATGAGTGAAAAGTCGCTTAACAGATATTTTAATAAAGTTGTTGGTACCGGACCAAAGCATTATTTCAATATATTAAGAGCCAGAACCTCCATTACAGATTTCCTGAGCGAACAGGATTGCTTCTTGCCGGGCACCTATGGTTATTATGACATGAGCCACTTTTATAGAGATGTGATTAGATTTACGGGCACGCGGATTTCAGAATCACATTGA
- a CDS encoding RagB/SusD family nutrient uptake outer membrane protein, translating to MKTILKTYGLLALIAGTLGFTGCKKFLDESDPSNFTVENYFTKPEHARSSVNAIYASLREPMSSGFGGGAWTMTEFATGQAATDLGQAVDSYFVKDLQNTADNSYGLNYWQNYYKGIGNANLSIAKIPGITMDAAEMKRLLGEAHFLRAWYYFNLVQLFGNIPLITEPVDLKSEQLRPKQAAPADVYKLITDDLITAEASGLPWVDVTGKVSLGAVKSLLAKVYLTMAGYPLQKGNEYFNLAAKKAEEVIDSKQFKLFSNYGDLHNPAKKNVEENIFMIQYKTQIIPANWQELIIPYNKNISAYSSETGGIYATADFVKSYDPSDLRAKEGQFFFTKFTNQDNRNQEVALGGYFLYKLFDVVAQTTTANSDLNWSLIRYADVLLTYAEASNEVSGPGAKAYEAINLIRKRAQLPELAGLSASQFQEATWRERWYELCFENITWFDMVRLHKAFNLTTKGFDNYVGHKFTYGPVLTDRELLFPIPSRELRNNTNLIPTKGY from the coding sequence ATGAAAACGATACTAAAAACATATGGATTACTGGCTTTAATAGCTGGTACATTAGGGTTCACGGGGTGCAAAAAGTTTCTTGATGAATCGGATCCAAGCAATTTTACAGTGGAAAATTATTTTACTAAACCCGAACATGCAAGAAGTTCTGTGAATGCTATTTATGCAAGTTTAAGAGAGCCGATGTCAAGTGGTTTTGGTGGCGGGGCATGGACAATGACAGAATTTGCTACCGGGCAGGCAGCTACGGATCTGGGGCAGGCAGTGGATAGTTATTTTGTAAAGGATCTGCAAAATACTGCTGACAACAGCTATGGGCTGAATTACTGGCAAAACTATTACAAGGGAATAGGAAATGCAAATCTTTCCATTGCGAAGATACCGGGTATTACAATGGATGCGGCAGAGATGAAAAGGTTATTGGGGGAAGCTCATTTTTTGCGCGCGTGGTATTATTTCAACTTAGTTCAACTATTTGGTAATATTCCGCTGATTACTGAACCTGTAGATCTGAAATCGGAACAGTTAAGACCAAAACAGGCGGCTCCTGCGGATGTTTACAAGTTAATTACAGATGACCTGATCACAGCCGAAGCTTCAGGATTACCCTGGGTTGATGTGACTGGAAAGGTGAGTTTGGGAGCGGTGAAGTCATTGCTGGCCAAAGTATATTTGACGATGGCTGGTTATCCGCTACAGAAAGGAAATGAATACTTTAACCTCGCGGCAAAGAAAGCTGAAGAAGTAATTGATTCTAAACAGTTTAAATTGTTCAGTAATTATGGGGACCTGCATAATCCGGCAAAGAAAAATGTGGAAGAGAATATCTTTATGATCCAATATAAAACACAGATTATTCCGGCGAACTGGCAGGAATTGATCATTCCTTACAACAAAAATATTTCTGCCTATTCTTCAGAAACAGGAGGGATTTATGCGACCGCAGATTTTGTGAAGTCCTATGATCCGTCAGATTTGCGTGCAAAAGAGGGGCAGTTCTTTTTCACTAAATTTACAAATCAGGACAATAGAAATCAGGAAGTTGCACTGGGCGGATATTTTTTATATAAACTTTTTGATGTTGTAGCACAGACGACCACGGCAAATAGTGATCTTAACTGGTCTTTGATCCGTTATGCTGATGTATTGCTGACTTATGCTGAAGCATCCAATGAAGTGAGCGGGCCTGGGGCAAAAGCTTATGAAGCGATTAACCTGATCAGAAAAAGGGCTCAATTACCAGAGTTGGCAGGATTATCTGCGAGTCAGTTTCAGGAAGCAACCTGGCGTGAACGATGGTATGAACTGTGTTTTGAAAATATTACCTGGTTCGATATGGTACGTTTACATAAGGCTTTTAATTTGACGACTAAAGGATTTGATAATTATGTGGGACATAAATTTACTTATGGGCCTGTTTTGACCGACAGAGAGCTTTTATTCCCGATTCCAAGCAGAGAGCTGAGAAATAATACAAACCTGATCCCAACCAAAGGGTATTAA
- a CDS encoding DUF6122 family protein codes for MPADFIRVLQPVVHYSFHFLVPGAIAFVFFRNQWKRAWLIMIGTMIIDADHLLATPIFDPGRCSIGYHPLHSYYAIAFYFILLLFPKTRIIAVGLLFHMFTDWQDCHWSAIVTHIK; via the coding sequence ATGCCGGCTGATTTTATTAGGGTATTGCAACCTGTTGTTCACTACAGTTTCCACTTTTTAGTGCCCGGAGCTATTGCATTTGTGTTTTTTAGAAATCAGTGGAAGCGGGCATGGCTTATTATGATTGGCACGATGATTATAGACGCTGACCATTTATTGGCTACACCAATTTTCGATCCGGGAAGGTGTAGTATTGGTTACCACCCATTACATTCTTATTATGCAATTGCATTTTATTTTATATTGCTGCTGTTTCCTAAAACCAGGATAATTGCAGTTGGGTTACTCTTTCATATGTTTACCGATTGGCAGGACTGTCATTGGTCTGCAATTGTAACGCATATAAAGTAA
- a CDS encoding alpha/beta fold hydrolase, whose translation MKFYSILIVLFTIGISTSFAQSYSPKIERCACNIKIEEGVIARCGYLVVPENRKRPDKTLLKIPFIFVRKNGMDSVRNISLYTTGGPGYSTTLGITKITANSGFLKYGGFIAFDQRGTKKAIPSLECPEIDEAIKRSYAENLSKDSLVLLAVKACRKRIRAQGIDLSSYSTTESAADINDLRLALKIRSLTLIGLSYSGGLMLTVAKNHPEGIKALVLNSPLPGFVNYEEHGLINMNEALEQVFANVLTDSLKDERYKDLRNRFHEYFTKITGQHFTIKYLPKGKTDSLSIKYGKAELLDAIIGRIDNNRLKSVPFVMNELIKGNHYEYISELLDGVFLGDPTRSLGMRYSVYCSGQIAYSDPQLIAMQDQILPWLSGYPFNNVNAEICDCWKVRNEGKEAKTPVYSTIPALISGGDADPWCRPFYNTLIKRHMPNAQVILIHNRAHGAGFGANGFDYLEEFMADPFKKLKSRSNNVIIQE comes from the coding sequence ATGAAGTTTTACTCCATCCTGATCGTACTATTTACCATTGGCATATCCACAAGTTTTGCGCAGTCCTACTCGCCAAAGATAGAACGCTGTGCATGTAATATTAAAATTGAAGAGGGAGTTATTGCCAGATGTGGTTATCTTGTTGTTCCTGAAAACAGGAAACGCCCCGATAAAACTCTCCTTAAAATACCATTTATATTTGTTCGCAAAAATGGGATGGATTCGGTAAGGAACATTTCACTTTACACAACTGGTGGACCTGGTTATAGTACTACGCTTGGAATTACCAAGATTACAGCAAACTCCGGATTTTTGAAATATGGAGGGTTTATTGCCTTCGATCAGCGCGGAACAAAAAAAGCCATCCCTTCACTTGAATGCCCCGAAATAGATGAAGCCATTAAAAGGTCATATGCGGAGAATCTCTCTAAAGACAGCCTGGTTCTGCTTGCGGTAAAAGCTTGCAGAAAAAGAATCAGAGCTCAGGGTATTGATCTTTCTTCTTATAGTACGACAGAAAGTGCTGCTGATATCAACGATTTGAGACTTGCACTAAAGATTCGTTCGCTTACCCTTATAGGACTTTCTTACAGTGGCGGGCTCATGCTTACTGTAGCTAAAAACCACCCTGAGGGGATTAAAGCATTGGTTTTAAACTCTCCACTACCTGGTTTTGTTAATTATGAGGAGCATGGGCTGATCAATATGAATGAAGCACTCGAACAGGTTTTTGCCAATGTACTCACAGATTCATTAAAGGATGAAAGATATAAAGACCTTCGAAATCGTTTTCACGAATATTTCACAAAAATAACTGGTCAGCATTTCACAATCAAGTACTTGCCAAAAGGAAAAACAGATTCCCTCTCTATAAAATATGGAAAGGCCGAACTACTTGATGCTATTATAGGCAGAATTGATAATAACCGTCTAAAATCAGTTCCCTTTGTGATGAATGAGCTTATTAAAGGTAATCATTATGAATATATCAGTGAACTACTGGATGGCGTATTTTTGGGAGATCCCACCCGTTCTTTAGGCATGAGATATTCAGTTTATTGTTCAGGCCAAATCGCTTATTCAGATCCACAATTGATTGCCATGCAAGATCAAATCCTGCCCTGGCTATCAGGTTACCCTTTTAATAATGTAAACGCAGAAATCTGTGATTGCTGGAAAGTCAGGAACGAAGGAAAAGAAGCCAAAACACCAGTTTACTCCACTATTCCCGCTCTTATCTCCGGGGGTGACGCAGATCCCTGGTGCAGGCCTTTTTACAATACCCTTATTAAAAGACACATGCCTAATGCACAGGTTATACTGATTCACAACAGGGCACATGGAGCTGGATTTGGAGCTAATGGATTTGATTATCTGGAAGAATTCATGGCCGATCCCTTCAAAAAACTAAAATCCAGAAGTAATAATGTTATCATTCAAGAGTGA
- a CDS encoding AraC family transcriptional regulator, whose amino-acid sequence MYNYVSDKKAQRNKIFLPQNLITFLEQGEKVVNYADHTTIITDTQFALLSSGNCLMTEKRPIDNSYRSTMLFFDDAELTNFFVKYAAIIDKISSEPGKNHEPFMVFEQDRFIKNYMTSLKFIESEASSFANQKLQLKFEELMLYLLEKYPKEILSFQTRSQQVYPDFEIRKAVEQNITSNLTLEELAFLCHISASTFKRKFLKLYNVAPGQYFLQRKMEIAASLLLQNENPGEVFYKIGYENHSSFSQSFKQIYGTTPKQFQQKKMAVSQQFLND is encoded by the coding sequence ATGTATAACTATGTTTCTGACAAGAAAGCGCAAAGAAACAAAATATTTCTTCCTCAAAATCTCATTACTTTTTTAGAGCAGGGGGAAAAGGTTGTGAACTATGCTGATCATACTACAATTATTACGGACACTCAGTTTGCCTTACTTTCATCAGGAAATTGTTTGATGACGGAAAAAAGGCCCATAGATAATAGTTACCGCAGTACAATGTTGTTTTTTGATGATGCCGAACTCACAAACTTCTTTGTAAAATATGCTGCAATTATTGATAAGATTTCATCGGAACCTGGCAAAAATCATGAGCCATTTATGGTATTTGAACAGGATAGATTTATCAAAAACTATATGACTTCTCTCAAATTCATTGAATCAGAAGCCTCATCATTTGCTAACCAAAAGCTACAATTGAAATTTGAGGAACTCATGCTTTATCTTCTTGAAAAATATCCGAAGGAAATCCTGTCTTTTCAAACAAGAAGCCAGCAAGTATATCCTGACTTTGAAATAAGAAAAGCAGTTGAACAGAATATCACAAGTAATCTTACATTGGAAGAATTAGCATTTTTATGCCATATAAGTGCTTCTACCTTTAAAAGAAAATTTTTAAAATTATATAATGTGGCGCCGGGGCAGTACTTCCTTCAGCGGAAAATGGAAATTGCAGCATCCCTGTTGTTACAAAACGAAAATCCGGGTGAAGTGTTTTATAAAATAGGATATGAAAATCATTCCAGTTTTTCTCAATCATTTAAGCAGATTTACGGCACAACTCCCAAACAGTTCCAACAAAAAAAGATGGCTGTTTCCCAACAGTTTTTGAACGATTAG
- a CDS encoding pyridoxamine 5'-phosphate oxidase family protein, with amino-acid sequence MDSINQNQTEQNHENLDSTSAIEKIRELTGIAKTCFLCTQPSAGESNGTRPMSVQEVDEQGTIWFLVANDSHTYQDINADSKVKLYFQGSAHSDFLFLEGTAILSADQNRIKELWDPIMKTWFTEGENDPRIAIIRISPETGYYWDNKHGNVIAGIKMVIGAAVGKTLDDSIEGGLKV; translated from the coding sequence ATGGACAGCATTAATCAAAACCAAACTGAGCAGAATCACGAAAATCTGGATAGTACATCTGCTATTGAGAAAATCAGGGAATTAACCGGAATTGCTAAAACCTGTTTCCTATGTACACAGCCTTCGGCCGGAGAATCCAATGGTACGCGCCCGATGAGCGTTCAGGAAGTAGATGAACAAGGTACAATCTGGTTTCTGGTTGCAAATGATAGCCACACCTATCAGGATATCAATGCCGATTCTAAAGTAAAACTATACTTTCAAGGGTCTGCACATTCCGACTTTTTGTTTCTGGAAGGAACTGCAATACTTTCAGCAGATCAGAATAGAATTAAAGAATTATGGGACCCCATTATGAAAACATGGTTTACTGAAGGTGAAAATGATCCTCGTATTGCGATTATCAGAATATCACCAGAAACAGGTTATTATTGGGATAACAAACATGGAAATGTAATTGCCGGGATTAAAATGGTAATTGGGGCAGCAGTAGGTAAGACGCTGGATGATTCCATTGAAGGTGGCCTTAAAGTATAG
- a CDS encoding GNAT family N-acetyltransferase, giving the protein MNMEIRNLENIDLEKLVSVINLSFSDYIVPMQLNLEKLKSKIVAEDVKLKLSTGVFDGGEMVGIMLHGLRDSGQGLMVYNAATGVIPAYRGKGLVREMYNYLLPELKRLQVKKMGLEVITGNHSAIKAYEKMGYIVARKLDCYTGKLQVKKHNRVTSLKEIDSFNWPEFTAFWATDPSWQNAIQALENSKEHCRLVGAYKNDLLIGYAIFNPTSRKVNQFAVDAAYRGQGIGNELFSYINEVVEGQEIYVFNVDDTAVSTLRFLKSVGLREQISQFEMSRAV; this is encoded by the coding sequence ATGAATATGGAAATAAGAAATTTAGAAAATATTGATCTGGAGAAATTGGTGTCGGTTATCAATTTATCATTTTCAGATTATATCGTACCGATGCAGTTGAATCTGGAAAAATTGAAATCTAAAATCGTCGCAGAGGATGTTAAACTGAAATTATCTACGGGTGTGTTTGATGGGGGTGAAATGGTTGGTATTATGCTCCATGGATTACGGGATAGTGGTCAGGGATTAATGGTGTATAACGCTGCTACAGGGGTAATCCCAGCCTACCGGGGGAAGGGGTTAGTGCGTGAAATGTATAACTATCTGCTCCCTGAACTGAAAAGACTACAGGTGAAAAAGATGGGACTGGAAGTGATTACAGGAAACCATTCTGCGATAAAAGCGTATGAAAAAATGGGATATATTGTTGCCCGGAAACTCGACTGCTATACAGGGAAACTTCAGGTTAAAAAACACAACCGGGTAACGTCATTGAAAGAAATTGACAGCTTTAACTGGCCGGAATTTACTGCATTTTGGGCTACGGACCCTTCCTGGCAAAATGCTATTCAGGCCTTGGAAAACAGTAAAGAACACTGCCGCCTGGTAGGGGCTTATAAAAATGATTTATTAATTGGCTATGCCATATTTAATCCAACATCAAGAAAAGTAAATCAGTTCGCAGTTGACGCAGCTTATCGGGGTCAGGGGATTGGTAATGAGCTGTTTTCCTATATCAATGAGGTAGTTGAAGGACAAGAAATTTATGTTTTTAATGTAGACGATACGGCTGTCTCCACCTTGAGGTTTTTAAAAAGTGTGGGGCTTCGTGAGCAGATATCACAGTTTGAGATGAGCAGAGCGGTATAA
- a CDS encoding competence protein has protein sequence MEPNFSIFMDNTEPSIKMEKAFRNYHGETEWHRNWKAAFPPGFREVSFSDTTLGELHRADVHTPCGTTLEFQNSPICLEELKSREAFYPRLIWILNGKKFKGFRVLKSLPDVDDPRIADYDFCNTAHLSMIRKSDFIQGRPRVLSFQHPELRKLPLTSYYYSFCWKHPHRVWYHAKNPIIVDLGGHFIYQLKHRRQLSEDYPYLHIMTRKSFIEQYAG, from the coding sequence ATGGAGCCTAATTTTTCTATATTCATGGACAATACGGAGCCTTCTATTAAAATGGAGAAGGCTTTTAGGAATTATCATGGCGAAACCGAGTGGCATCGCAATTGGAAAGCTGCTTTTCCGCCAGGATTCAGAGAGGTAAGTTTTTCTGATACAACATTAGGAGAGCTTCACCGTGCAGATGTACATACTCCTTGTGGTACTACTCTTGAATTTCAGAATTCTCCTATTTGTCTGGAGGAATTAAAAAGCAGAGAAGCTTTTTATCCCAGGCTGATCTGGATTCTGAATGGGAAAAAATTTAAGGGTTTCCGGGTATTGAAGAGCCTGCCGGATGTGGATGATCCCAGAATTGCTGATTATGACTTCTGCAATACTGCTCACTTGTCGATGATCAGAAAGTCTGATTTTATTCAGGGGAGACCAAGGGTACTAAGTTTTCAACATCCGGAGCTTAGGAAGCTTCCGCTTACTTCTTACTATTACTCGTTTTGCTGGAAACATCCGCATCGGGTATGGTATCATGCCAAAAATCCAATCATTGTTGACCTGGGAGGCCATTTTATTTATCAGTTGAAACATCGCAGACAGCTATCAGAAGATTATCCATATTTGCATATTATGACCAGAAAATCTTTTATTGAGCAATATGCCGGCTGA
- a CDS encoding PAS domain-containing protein → MTGTQLFEAVKTLLGHSGTYYLIAVDMNANYIYINKRYADIFKPIHGDLVGQHYAITMHPDDQETCQIVSQMAFKYPDSVFPATLRKYDGHGGFIITRWEYKAMFDDDGAPAGIYCIGHDITELTKVTGELQQVKMSHSHSVRRHVANLMGLGKLIQEDTEISDMQDAAKMIVQSAIDLDEVIKELYK, encoded by the coding sequence ATGACCGGAACGCAACTATTTGAAGCTGTTAAAACTCTGCTGGGACATTCAGGAACATACTACCTGATAGCAGTAGATATGAATGCTAATTATATTTATATAAATAAACGTTACGCAGATATTTTCAAGCCCATTCATGGAGATCTTGTAGGGCAGCATTACGCAATTACTATGCATCCTGATGATCAGGAAACATGCCAGATTGTTTCGCAAATGGCTTTTAAGTATCCAGATTCAGTATTTCCAGCAACTCTTCGTAAGTATGATGGTCATGGTGGTTTTATAATTACAAGGTGGGAGTATAAGGCAATGTTTGATGATGATGGTGCGCCCGCTGGCATTTATTGTATTGGCCATGATATCACAGAACTGACGAAAGTCACTGGTGAACTCCAGCAGGTAAAAATGAGTCACTCTCACTCTGTAAGACGGCATGTTGCAAATTTAATGGGGCTTGGGAAATTAATTCAGGAGGATACAGAGATTAGTGATATGCAAGATGCCGCAAAGATGATAGTTCAAAGTGCGATAGATCTTGATGAGGTTATTAAGGAACTTTATAAATAA